The following are encoded together in the Paludisphaera mucosa genome:
- the rbfA gene encoding 30S ribosome-binding factor RbfA: protein MPFHRSLRIAEAIREVVASAVLFEVADPRIQGVTVLRVEVGQDLRTATVFVTVMGSDGEQATAMKGLRSACGFIQSRVAARLQIRYTPILTFKFDDSVKKSVEIGRLIDEAVAADKKAGAEPDDDEDPADDEPEAAPGGPESPNDDPEDA from the coding sequence ATGCCCTTCCACCGCAGCCTCCGCATCGCCGAAGCCATTCGCGAGGTGGTCGCCTCGGCCGTCCTGTTCGAAGTCGCCGACCCGCGGATCCAGGGCGTCACCGTCCTCCGCGTCGAGGTCGGGCAGGACCTCCGCACGGCGACCGTCTTCGTCACGGTGATGGGCTCGGACGGCGAGCAGGCCACCGCCATGAAGGGTCTCCGCAGCGCCTGCGGCTTCATCCAGTCGCGGGTCGCCGCCCGGCTCCAGATCCGCTACACCCCGATCCTGACGTTCAAGTTCGACGACAGCGTCAAGAAGTCCGTCGAGATCGGCCGCCTGATCGACGAGGCCGTCGCGGCCGACAAGAAGGCGGGCGCCGAGCCCGACGACGACGAGGACCCAGCCGACGACGAGCCCGAGGCGGCCCCCGGCGGGCCCGAATCCCCGAACGACGACCCCGAGGACGCCTGA
- a CDS encoding endonuclease, producing MATQSKTQYLADLQAYLKRRYKPKPGPAAARLPVIDAVVYGICHEDTTREQANQALSRFKDQFFDWNEVRVSPLEEVEETLADVPEPAARAQRIRRFLRQLFERTYSFTALEQLVKKPLKEALKSLHGFEAFTSDYVTATVIQQALGGHAIPIDEASRKALEKLGLHEPDVASLRGLIERAIPKNRGAEFLDLLEDMAHDPAIETDSKVPRWAHQGKPGKPSKEVPEAPARSTKAPDKGKAKAAPAPEPEPAPAPPKAKKPAPKEPPPAPPKKGGKGKPGE from the coding sequence ATGGCGACTCAAAGCAAAACCCAATATCTCGCCGATCTCCAGGCCTACCTGAAGCGCCGCTACAAGCCTAAGCCCGGCCCCGCCGCCGCCCGGCTGCCGGTGATCGACGCCGTGGTCTACGGGATCTGCCACGAGGACACGACCCGCGAGCAGGCCAACCAGGCCCTCTCGCGGTTCAAGGACCAGTTCTTCGACTGGAACGAGGTCCGCGTCAGCCCCCTGGAGGAGGTCGAGGAGACCCTCGCCGACGTCCCCGAGCCGGCCGCCCGCGCCCAGCGGATCCGCCGCTTCCTCCGCCAGCTCTTCGAGCGGACGTACAGCTTCACCGCGCTCGAGCAGCTCGTGAAGAAGCCCCTCAAAGAGGCCCTCAAGAGCCTCCACGGGTTCGAGGCGTTCACCTCCGACTACGTCACCGCGACCGTCATCCAGCAGGCCCTGGGCGGCCACGCCATCCCCATCGACGAGGCCTCCCGCAAGGCGCTCGAGAAGCTCGGCCTCCACGAGCCCGACGTCGCCTCGCTCCGCGGCCTGATCGAGCGCGCCATCCCCAAGAACCGCGGCGCCGAGTTCCTCGACCTCCTCGAAGACATGGCCCACGACCCAGCCATCGAGACCGACTCCAAGGTCCCCCGCTGGGCCCACCAGGGCAAGCCCGGCAAGCCTTCCAAGGAGGTCCCCGAGGCCCCCGCCCGGTCGACGAAGGCCCCGGACAAGGGGAAGGCGAAGGCCGCGCCCGCGCCGGAGCCCGAGCCCGCCCCCGCCCCCCCCAAGGCCAAGAAGCCCGCGCCCAAAGAGCCGCCCCCCGCCCCCCCCAAGAAGGGCGGCAAGGGGAAGCCGGGCGAATAA
- a CDS encoding DUF1559 domain-containing protein, with the protein MSQIRPIRPTRHAFTLIELLVVIAIIAVLIALLLPAVQSAREAARRTQCTNNLKQLGLGCFNFESANGYFPQGPHDGHPQAVTSSGAPDPNGFNYDEVSPAYGGTTCCNAWHPDGWNQFFKILPYAEQQAVYNLANFSVLPYNGGQNVNGDLDVSRVAIPYHSCPTRRAPQRYGTDPLTAISKNDYAGCAGFFTGQFIDCDFGVADPGRFIPPAPNGATPNSDERSTINQANTGGRKGAIAWSGRGVKRKLADISDGTSNSILIGEKGLPPDRHAGEGGDNERWNNAGWDEDVIRWHFVPQPDRQAPNGTGACATPPTPGGASIWRRTFGSSHPGGANMLLCDGSVRFFKFTVDPGTFRKLAVVDDGEPISSDAY; encoded by the coding sequence GTGTCGCAGATTCGTCCGATTCGTCCGACCCGCCACGCCTTCACGCTCATCGAGCTGCTGGTGGTGATCGCGATCATCGCCGTGCTCATCGCCCTGCTGCTCCCCGCCGTGCAATCCGCCCGCGAGGCCGCCCGCCGCACCCAGTGCACCAACAACCTGAAGCAGCTGGGCCTCGGCTGCTTCAACTTCGAGAGCGCCAACGGCTACTTCCCCCAGGGCCCGCACGACGGCCACCCCCAGGCCGTGACCAGCTCGGGGGCCCCGGATCCCAACGGCTTCAATTACGACGAGGTCTCGCCGGCCTACGGCGGCACGACCTGCTGCAACGCCTGGCATCCCGACGGCTGGAACCAGTTCTTCAAGATCCTCCCCTACGCCGAGCAGCAGGCGGTCTACAACCTCGCCAACTTCTCGGTCCTCCCCTACAACGGCGGTCAGAACGTCAACGGCGACCTCGACGTCTCGCGGGTGGCGATCCCCTACCATTCCTGCCCGACCCGACGGGCGCCCCAGCGTTACGGGACCGACCCGCTGACCGCCATCTCCAAGAACGACTACGCGGGCTGCGCCGGGTTCTTCACCGGGCAGTTCATCGACTGCGACTTCGGCGTCGCTGACCCCGGCCGGTTCATCCCGCCGGCGCCCAACGGCGCGACGCCCAACAGCGACGAGCGGTCGACGATCAACCAGGCCAACACGGGCGGCCGCAAGGGCGCGATCGCCTGGTCCGGCCGGGGCGTGAAGCGGAAGCTCGCCGACATCTCCGACGGCACGAGCAACTCGATCCTGATCGGCGAGAAGGGCCTGCCCCCGGACCGCCACGCCGGCGAGGGGGGCGACAACGAGCGCTGGAACAACGCCGGCTGGGATGAAGACGTGATCCGCTGGCACTTCGTGCCCCAGCCCGACCGGCAGGCCCCCAACGGCACCGGCGCGTGCGCGACCCCGCCGACCCCCGGCGGCGCCAGCATCTGGCGGCGGACCTTCGGCAGCTCCCACCCCGGCGGCGCCAACATGCTGCTGTGCGACGGCTCGGTTCGGTTCTTCAAGTTCACCGTCGACCCGGGGACGTTCCGCAAGTTGGCCGTGGTGGACGACGGCGAGCCGATCAGCTCCGACGCCTACTGA
- a CDS encoding tetratricopeptide repeat protein, producing MVGPNRSSAAFRAGWTAIVLSGGALVAGATAGRARAQAPVEPAPAPKAEAPPAPAQPKPDLGELFDRPGTEPPRPFVPLNAQSVEDRKRVEAVRLYSAARALEDRRAYADAVDVLQQAFKLDPDSVAIARRLSRLYVGPLARPDLAVEFGKRALAADPSDTETLERLFQFHLQRNELKECESLLQEVLANPKLEPHAPGRIVAWFELGRLYSTGLNDPEKAADAYAKVVAELDDKESNKLKPAEIARILGNEPAVAYLGFGLVFLAAKRDDLAVKAFERGLVYDETNPQIPLLLAETYLKSNQGDRALALVDRFVKRQPQGIEAYELLARVLKALNREDQITPRLEEAAQRDSKNVPLQYVLADRYRETGQVEKAEALYKTLLASQPTPQTYRALAASLVKRKKAGDLLKVLCEAVARPQGAEAVGGQLQAIASDDALAEEMLDEGFKQLAADPPGLPQAAAFRILGLIALPDRRDPKPARLERLLKLQRLLLDKSPNPTLYLEVIDTEQRLTHYAEAAAMLEKMLAEYPGERKPRFLAFLASFYHKAGRDDKALENVREAIKLGPNEAEERRQAADLLAELGRVDEAVPIYEKLIKDEPGNPTYEFLLGGLLTKYGRHDEAVKHFREMLTRNAGNLELAKLIHSNLSIVYVNQGDYAKGEAELEAALERFPEDPGVNNDLGYLYADQGKNLDKAEAMIRKALKEDPDNYAYLDSLGWALFKQGKLKEAVEPLQKAVELHREAEKRGLASPDATLPDHLGDVFLQLQEVEKARTWWREAEQAAARSEPHDKRLDEIRKKLTSLDALEKAPKASTGLNP from the coding sequence ATGGTCGGGCCGAACCGAAGCTCTGCGGCGTTCCGGGCGGGCTGGACGGCGATCGTGCTGTCGGGCGGGGCGCTCGTCGCGGGCGCGACGGCGGGCCGGGCGCGGGCCCAGGCCCCGGTCGAGCCGGCGCCGGCCCCCAAGGCCGAGGCCCCGCCGGCCCCCGCGCAGCCCAAGCCCGACCTCGGAGAGCTGTTCGACCGCCCCGGGACCGAGCCGCCCAGGCCGTTCGTCCCGCTCAACGCCCAGTCGGTCGAGGACCGCAAGCGGGTGGAGGCCGTCCGGCTCTACAGCGCCGCGCGGGCCCTGGAAGACCGCCGGGCGTACGCCGACGCGGTCGACGTGCTCCAGCAGGCGTTCAAGCTCGACCCCGATTCGGTCGCGATCGCCCGCCGGCTGAGCCGGCTCTACGTCGGCCCCCTGGCCCGGCCCGACCTCGCCGTCGAGTTCGGCAAGCGCGCCCTGGCCGCCGACCCCAGCGACACCGAGACCCTGGAGCGGCTCTTCCAGTTCCACCTCCAGCGCAACGAGCTGAAGGAGTGCGAGTCGCTGCTCCAGGAAGTCCTCGCCAACCCCAAGCTGGAGCCCCACGCGCCGGGGCGGATCGTCGCCTGGTTCGAACTGGGCCGGCTCTACTCGACCGGCCTGAACGACCCCGAGAAGGCGGCCGACGCCTACGCCAAGGTCGTCGCCGAGCTCGACGACAAGGAGTCGAACAAGCTCAAGCCCGCCGAGATCGCGCGGATCCTCGGCAACGAGCCGGCGGTCGCGTACCTCGGCTTCGGGCTCGTCTTCCTCGCCGCCAAGCGCGACGACCTGGCCGTCAAGGCGTTCGAGCGGGGCCTGGTCTACGACGAGACCAACCCCCAGATCCCCCTGCTCCTGGCCGAGACCTACCTGAAGTCGAACCAGGGGGACAGGGCCCTGGCGCTCGTCGACCGCTTCGTCAAGCGGCAGCCCCAGGGGATCGAGGCCTACGAGCTGCTCGCCCGCGTCCTCAAGGCGCTGAACCGGGAAGACCAGATCACGCCCCGGCTCGAGGAGGCCGCCCAGCGCGATTCCAAGAACGTGCCGCTGCAGTACGTCCTGGCCGACCGCTACCGCGAGACCGGCCAGGTCGAGAAGGCCGAGGCGCTTTACAAGACCCTGCTGGCGAGCCAGCCGACGCCCCAGACCTACCGGGCCCTGGCCGCCTCGCTGGTGAAGCGCAAGAAGGCCGGCGACCTGTTGAAGGTGCTCTGCGAGGCCGTCGCCCGGCCCCAGGGGGCCGAGGCCGTCGGCGGCCAGCTCCAGGCGATCGCGTCCGACGACGCGCTGGCCGAGGAGATGCTCGACGAGGGCTTCAAGCAACTCGCCGCCGACCCCCCGGGCCTGCCGCAGGCGGCCGCCTTCCGGATCCTGGGCCTGATCGCCCTGCCCGACCGCCGCGACCCCAAGCCCGCCCGGCTGGAGCGGCTGTTGAAGCTCCAGCGGCTCCTGCTCGACAAGTCCCCCAACCCCACCCTCTATCTCGAAGTCATCGACACCGAGCAGCGCCTGACGCACTACGCCGAGGCCGCCGCGATGCTCGAGAAGATGCTGGCCGAATATCCCGGCGAGCGCAAGCCGCGCTTCCTGGCCTTCCTGGCGAGCTTCTATCACAAGGCCGGACGCGACGACAAGGCGCTCGAGAACGTCCGCGAGGCGATCAAGCTCGGCCCTAACGAGGCCGAGGAGCGGAGGCAGGCGGCCGACCTGCTGGCCGAGCTGGGCCGGGTCGACGAGGCCGTGCCGATCTACGAGAAGCTCATCAAGGATGAGCCCGGCAACCCGACCTACGAGTTCCTGCTCGGCGGCCTGCTCACCAAATACGGCCGCCACGACGAGGCCGTGAAGCACTTCCGCGAGATGCTCACGCGCAACGCCGGCAACCTGGAACTCGCCAAGCTGATCCATTCGAACCTGTCGATCGTCTACGTCAACCAGGGCGACTACGCCAAGGGCGAGGCCGAGCTCGAGGCCGCCCTCGAACGCTTCCCCGAGGACCCGGGCGTCAACAACGACCTGGGATACCTCTACGCCGACCAGGGCAAGAACCTCGACAAGGCCGAGGCCATGATCCGCAAGGCCCTCAAGGAGGACCCGGACAATTACGCCTACCTCGACAGCCTGGGCTGGGCCCTCTTCAAGCAGGGCAAGCTCAAGGAGGCCGTCGAGCCGCTGCAGAAGGCCGTCGAGCTGCACCGGGAGGCCGAGAAGCGCGGGCTCGCCTCGCCCGACGCCACCCTGCCCGACCACCTCGGCGACGTCTTCCTGCAGCTCCAGGAGGTCGAGAAGGCCCGGACCTGGTGGCGCGAGGCCGAGCAGGCCGCCGCCCGCAGCGAGCCCCACGACAAGCGTCTGGACGAGATCCGCAAGAAGCTGACCTCGCTGGACGCCCTGGAGAAGGCCCCCAAGGCCTCCACCGGCCTGAACCCCTGA
- a CDS encoding YebC/PmpR family DNA-binding transcriptional regulator: MAGHSHSANIAHRKGMVDAKRGKLFSKLCRAIYVAARNGGGDPAMNLRLRYAIDKARSVSCPKENIERSIKKAAGELGGENFEEVMYEGYGPSGVAVLCEVLTDNRNRTAGDLRRAFEAAGGNLGATGCVSYLFAYKGLFVVDPKHTTEDALMEVALEAGADDVELVEGYFEVTCDPKQVEAVRKALEDAKIAAESAETSYIPSNYVDLDVDNGKRMLKLRDLLDENDDVQNVYANDNIPEEVLAG; encoded by the coding sequence ATGGCAGGACATTCCCACTCCGCGAACATCGCCCACCGCAAGGGCATGGTCGACGCCAAGCGCGGGAAGCTCTTCAGCAAGCTCTGCCGGGCCATCTACGTGGCCGCGCGGAACGGCGGCGGCGACCCCGCCATGAACCTCCGCCTCCGCTACGCGATCGACAAGGCCCGATCCGTCTCCTGCCCCAAGGAGAACATCGAGCGGTCGATCAAGAAGGCCGCCGGCGAGCTGGGCGGCGAGAACTTCGAAGAGGTCATGTACGAGGGCTACGGCCCGTCGGGCGTGGCGGTGCTCTGCGAGGTCCTGACCGACAACCGCAACCGCACCGCCGGCGACCTGCGCCGCGCGTTCGAGGCGGCCGGCGGCAACCTCGGGGCGACCGGCTGCGTCAGCTACCTCTTCGCCTACAAGGGGCTCTTCGTCGTCGACCCCAAGCACACGACCGAGGACGCCTTGATGGAGGTCGCCCTCGAAGCCGGCGCCGACGACGTCGAGCTGGTCGAGGGCTACTTCGAGGTCACCTGCGACCCCAAGCAGGTCGAGGCCGTCCGCAAGGCCCTCGAAGACGCCAAGATCGCCGCCGAGAGCGCCGAGACGAGCTACATCCCGTCCAACTACGTCGACCTCGACGTCGACAACGGCAAGCGGATGCTCAAGCTCCGCGACCTGCTCGACGAGAACGACGACGTCCAGAACGTCTACGCCAACGACAACATCCCCGAGGAAGTCCTGGCGGGCTGA
- a CDS encoding bleomycin resistance protein, giving the protein MPESEALRPTPARFEGVTPILRVASLPASLAFYEGVLGFRLDWRAGPMAGVSRDRAGLMLCEGSQGRPGTWVWFGVEDVEPLFGEYSAAGATIRLGPTNYPWAREFHVEDPDGHVLRFGSEPLDDRPFSEWVAWDQGG; this is encoded by the coding sequence ATGCCCGAGAGCGAGGCCCTGCGGCCGACCCCGGCCCGGTTCGAAGGCGTCACGCCCATCCTCCGCGTGGCGAGCCTGCCGGCGAGCCTGGCCTTCTACGAAGGCGTCCTCGGGTTCCGGCTCGACTGGCGGGCGGGCCCCATGGCCGGCGTCTCGCGCGACCGCGCCGGGCTGATGCTCTGCGAGGGCTCGCAGGGCCGCCCGGGGACCTGGGTCTGGTTCGGCGTCGAGGACGTCGAGCCCCTCTTCGGCGAGTATTCCGCGGCGGGGGCGACGATCCGGCTGGGGCCGACGAACTACCCCTGGGCCCGCGAGTTCCACGTCGAGGATCCGGACGGCCACGTCCTGCGGTTCGGCTCCGAACCCCTGGACGACCGGCCCTTCTCCGAATGGGTCGCCTGGGATCAGGGCGGCTGA
- a CDS encoding PEP-CTERM sorting domain-containing protein, translating to MKSIAIWAAALCVGFGGGAAKAALVVGATISAQQDGSNYDYTIVLTNSAASTVNVGTFWFAWIPGQDYLKTSPSSITSPAGWSSAITHFPDAPTNGYAIQWVAGSGASPDPTKAITPGSSLTFGFTSADAPSEVFGNSTFFNHPSVLTSFVYEGAPFRGESLQFTVAAVPEPSSLALAAFGTLGGAVALRRRRAKAPGSGARVDSINS from the coding sequence ATGAAGAGCATCGCGATCTGGGCGGCCGCGCTCTGCGTCGGATTCGGCGGGGGCGCCGCGAAGGCGGCCCTTGTGGTCGGCGCGACCATCTCGGCCCAGCAAGACGGGTCGAATTACGATTATACGATCGTCCTGACGAACTCGGCGGCCAGCACGGTGAACGTGGGCACGTTCTGGTTCGCCTGGATCCCGGGCCAGGACTACCTGAAGACGTCGCCCTCCTCAATCACGTCGCCCGCCGGCTGGTCGTCCGCGATCACCCACTTCCCCGACGCGCCGACCAACGGCTACGCGATCCAGTGGGTCGCCGGCTCCGGGGCCTCGCCCGACCCGACGAAGGCGATCACGCCCGGTTCCTCGCTGACCTTCGGCTTCACGAGCGCCGACGCGCCGTCCGAGGTCTTCGGGAACTCGACCTTTTTCAATCATCCGTCGGTCCTCACCTCGTTCGTTTACGAGGGCGCCCCATTCCGAGGCGAGAGCCTCCAGTTCACCGTCGCGGCGGTCCCCGAGCCCTCGTCTCTGGCCCTGGCGGCCTTCGGAACGCTGGGAGGGGCCGTCGCGCTCCGCCGCCGGCGTGCGAAGGCTCCGGGATCGGGCGCGAGGGTCGATTCGATAAATTCTTGA
- a CDS encoding PEP-CTERM sorting domain-containing protein, whose product MKSIAIFGAVLALSLSGAEARAALIASAVISAQQDGPLYDYSITLTNSASSTVDVGTFWFGWVPFRNFLTTAPTSVTSPAGWSFTITHVPNSSTDGFGVRWVAGSAASPDPTKALAPGSSLTFGFTSADAPTQVFGNSSFYPADLVRTSFVYQGGPLQGESSQFVATAVPEPASLALAALGVAGGGAVGLRRVGGRRPGR is encoded by the coding sequence TTGAAGTCGATCGCCATTTTCGGGGCCGTTTTGGCCCTCAGCCTGTCGGGTGCCGAGGCCAGGGCCGCCCTCATCGCGAGCGCGGTGATCTCGGCCCAGCAGGACGGACCTCTCTACGATTATTCGATCACGTTGACGAATTCGGCCTCCAGCACGGTGGACGTCGGGACCTTCTGGTTCGGCTGGGTGCCCTTCCGGAACTTCCTGACGACGGCCCCGACGTCGGTCACGTCGCCCGCGGGCTGGTCGTTCACGATCACCCACGTCCCGAACTCGTCGACCGACGGCTTCGGCGTCCGTTGGGTCGCGGGCTCCGCGGCCTCGCCCGACCCGACGAAGGCGCTCGCGCCGGGGTCCTCGTTGACCTTCGGCTTCACGAGCGCCGACGCGCCGACGCAGGTCTTCGGGAACTCGTCCTTCTACCCGGCCGACCTGGTCCGCACCTCGTTCGTCTACCAGGGCGGCCCGCTGCAGGGCGAGAGCTCCCAGTTCGTCGCGACGGCGGTCCCCGAGCCCGCGTCGCTGGCCCTGGCGGCCCTCGGCGTCGCCGGCGGCGGGGCCGTCGGCCTCCGGCGCGTCGGGGGACGGCGACCGGGGCGTTGA
- a CDS encoding RNA polymerase sigma factor yields the protein MSASLVGDQAEFPWLSGRPDEGSVATTDRELLDRFLTDRDEAAFERLVGRHGPRVLRICRRWLGDGQDAEDAYQATFLLLATRGDAIRRPGNVGGWLSGVARRVAGRAKMKATRRRRLEGTSIDLHEVADRRGPALGDDLRALRAEIERLPEKYRRPIELCYWDGLSSEQAASLLQCPTGTVKWRLSQARESLRGRLGRAGILLSTLLAWLGRPRRSDAASALVHSGRDLASSAASPAGGADASRRVKDAVDLALLLRDAPSLLGEAASRGGRSTRRFGGLAPLIVVAAAFLAASFWSLPTLARVSELLVPSQAWGTAHACGDH from the coding sequence ATGTCAGCTTCGCTCGTCGGAGATCAGGCGGAATTCCCGTGGCTGTCGGGCCGGCCGGACGAGGGCTCGGTCGCGACGACGGACCGGGAGCTGCTGGATCGCTTCCTGACCGACCGGGACGAGGCCGCCTTCGAGCGGCTCGTCGGGCGTCACGGCCCGAGGGTCCTGCGCATCTGCCGGCGATGGCTGGGGGACGGCCAGGACGCCGAGGACGCCTATCAGGCGACGTTCCTCCTGCTCGCGACCCGCGGCGACGCGATCCGGCGGCCGGGGAACGTCGGCGGCTGGCTCTCCGGGGTCGCCCGGCGGGTGGCCGGACGGGCGAAGATGAAGGCGACCCGCCGGCGACGGCTGGAAGGGACCTCGATCGACCTCCACGAGGTCGCCGACCGCCGCGGCCCGGCCCTCGGCGACGACCTGCGCGCGCTCCGCGCCGAGATCGAGCGGCTGCCCGAGAAATACCGCCGTCCCATCGAGCTTTGCTACTGGGACGGCCTGAGCAGCGAGCAGGCCGCCTCCCTGCTGCAATGCCCGACCGGCACGGTCAAGTGGCGGCTCTCGCAGGCCCGCGAGAGCCTCCGCGGCCGGCTCGGCCGCGCCGGCATTCTGCTCTCGACGCTGCTCGCCTGGCTGGGCCGCCCCCGCCGCTCCGACGCCGCCTCGGCCCTGGTGCATTCCGGTCGCGATCTCGCGTCGTCCGCCGCGTCACCGGCGGGCGGCGCGGACGCATCGCGGCGCGTCAAGGACGCCGTCGACCTGGCCCTCCTGCTCCGCGACGCCCCGTCGCTCCTCGGGGAAGCCGCGTCGCGGGGGGGCCGGTCGACGCGAAGATTCGGCGGGCTCGCACCCCTGATCGTCGTCGCGGCGGCGTTCCTGGCGGCCTCCTTCTGGTCGCTGCCGACCCTCGCCCGCGTCTCCGAGCTGCTCGTGCCGTCCCAGGCCTGGGGGACCGCCCACGCCTGCGGCGACCACTAG
- a CDS encoding GNAT family N-acetyltransferase has translation MGEIGFTTMTDERYAEGVLDLMWGLHDEDGSAGVDAGRFPATIRHVLDHPERGRVVLFLDGEALVGYALLIPYWSNEFGGPLVFVDELYVAPAARGVGLGRRFLERLAVERPFDAVAALLEVGRSNARARRLYESLGFRERSYATMALRFEPPGDG, from the coding sequence GTGGGCGAGATCGGATTCACGACCATGACCGACGAGCGATACGCCGAAGGCGTGCTCGACCTGATGTGGGGCCTGCACGACGAGGACGGGTCGGCGGGCGTCGACGCCGGTCGGTTCCCGGCGACGATCCGGCACGTGCTCGATCATCCCGAGCGGGGGCGGGTCGTCCTCTTCCTGGACGGCGAGGCGCTCGTCGGCTATGCGCTCCTGATCCCGTACTGGAGCAACGAGTTCGGCGGGCCGCTCGTCTTCGTCGACGAGTTGTACGTCGCGCCCGCGGCCCGGGGCGTCGGGCTGGGGCGACGTTTCCTGGAGCGGCTGGCCGTCGAGCGGCCGTTCGACGCGGTCGCCGCGCTGCTGGAGGTCGGCCGGTCGAACGCGCGGGCCCGGCGGCTCTACGAGTCGCTCGGGTTCCGCGAGCGTTCCTACGCCACGATGGCGCTGCGGTTCGAGCCGCCGGGGGACGGCTAG
- a CDS encoding RNA polymerase sigma factor: MKPTSLSLLDRLRAADPDASDWDRLHDVYLPLLRRWLGRVPGLGAEADDLAQEVFAVVAREIPRFDRRREGSFRAWLRCVAVNRVRTYQKRRRRFPIAGLDPSAGFLESLADPDGELAREWDREHDQFVFQKLLGIVRPDFAAATWEAFRRFALEGRPAAEVAAGLGQTENAVLQAKSRILRRLRAEAGDFLG, encoded by the coding sequence GTGAAACCCACCTCTCTCAGCCTGCTCGATCGGCTCAGGGCGGCCGATCCCGACGCGTCCGACTGGGATCGGCTGCACGACGTCTACCTCCCCCTGCTCCGACGTTGGCTCGGACGCGTGCCCGGCCTGGGCGCCGAGGCCGACGACCTGGCGCAGGAGGTGTTCGCCGTCGTGGCCCGGGAGATCCCCCGTTTCGACAGGCGTCGCGAGGGGTCGTTCCGCGCGTGGCTCCGGTGCGTCGCCGTGAACCGCGTGCGGACCTATCAGAAGCGACGCCGACGGTTTCCGATCGCGGGCCTCGATCCGTCGGCGGGCTTCCTCGAATCCCTCGCCGACCCCGACGGCGAACTCGCCCGGGAGTGGGACCGCGAGCATGACCAGTTCGTGTTCCAGAAGCTGCTGGGGATCGTCCGCCCCGACTTCGCGGCGGCCACGTGGGAGGCCTTCCGGAGGTTCGCCCTCGAGGGCCGTCCCGCGGCGGAGGTCGCGGCGGGGCTGGGCCAGACCGAGAACGCGGTGCTCCAGGCCAAGTCGCGGATCCTCAGGCGGTTGCGGGCGGAGGCCGGGGATTTCCTGGGCTGA